A single region of the Saprospiraceae bacterium genome encodes:
- a CDS encoding glycosyltransferase family A protein: MPDLHPKISLVICTYNREKFLGNALHSLTQQTLPPEQFEIIIVNNNATDRTEEISLHFIQANPKLNVRYFVERNQGLSYARNKGIQEAHSDIITYIDDDAEAQNDFLEQILNFLEQRPDAAGVGGKIVPKYEGIPPKWMNRYLYGFVTKVDLGSQIKAYRGKNYPAGCNMTYRRQLLQSVGGFNENLKWRADDKYIYYAIKPLAKPIYYLPHAIVLHNIDDYRTTDENFIQLSKKFGSEESIRMKSLGAWPSFKKKLEFVFKLAASLLIGLGFALKGEWIKGKYTIRYRYFALIGLLSKNQ, encoded by the coding sequence ATGCCCGACCTTCATCCCAAAATCTCACTAGTCATTTGTACCTATAACCGTGAGAAATTCCTAGGCAATGCCCTCCATAGCCTTACCCAACAAACCCTTCCTCCCGAACAATTTGAAATCATCATTGTTAATAATAACGCAACTGATCGAACAGAGGAAATAAGCCTCCACTTCATCCAGGCAAATCCGAAACTTAATGTCCGTTACTTCGTAGAAAGAAATCAAGGGCTTTCTTACGCCCGAAATAAAGGAATTCAAGAAGCTCATTCCGATATAATTACGTATATCGATGATGATGCCGAAGCTCAAAATGATTTCCTAGAACAAATTTTAAATTTCCTAGAACAAAGACCCGATGCAGCTGGTGTTGGAGGTAAAATTGTTCCTAAATATGAAGGTATTCCCCCAAAATGGATGAATCGTTACCTCTATGGCTTTGTGACCAAAGTCGATCTTGGAAGTCAGATAAAAGCTTATCGCGGGAAAAACTACCCAGCGGGATGCAATATGACCTACCGCCGCCAATTATTGCAATCGGTCGGTGGGTTTAACGAAAACCTAAAATGGCGGGCAGATGATAAATACATTTATTACGCGATCAAACCATTGGCTAAACCCATTTATTATTTGCCCCATGCCATCGTCTTACATAATATTGATGATTATCGGACAACGGACGAAAACTTTATACAACTAAGCAAGAAATTTGGCAGTGAGGAAAGCATTCGGATGAAAAGCCTTGGGGCTTGGCCCTCGTTTAAAAAAAAGCTTGAATTTGTTTTTAAACTCGCAGCTAGTCTTCTGATTGGACTCGGCTTCGCACTAAAGGGCGAATGGATAAAAGGAAAGTATACCATACGATATAGGTACTTTGCGCTAATTGGATTATTGTCAAAGAATCAATAA